The Saprospiraceae bacterium sequence AAATCGGGACCCATTGTTTTCATTAAATGGAGACTTATTTATAGAGTCATATGATGAATTCAGAAAAGGTGCCCTTTATGCTCAGGCAGGTTATCATGTCAGAGGTAGTTCATTCAGGTTTTTTAGTTTCAACAATGTTTTTTCTGAACAGCAAGGATTTCAATTCAGAAATATCGTAGCTGAAGTAGGTGCTAAAAAATCTCTGATAAACTCTGATAAGTACAATCCATATTTTATCCTTGGTGTAAGAGGGGAATATACGATCAGTACTAATTTAGACAGGTATGTCGAGTTTGGACAATTATTTTATCCGATCAATGAGTTTGTAAGAAAATTCAATTATGGTGTTACTGCCGGTGGTGGTTTTGAACTTCCTGTATCGGATCTCAGTAATGTTTTTGTGGAGTTTTCCTTGCAGCCGGATTTATCATTTCAATACGAGCAACAACCATTGTTCAATATCATAGACCCCTGGACAAGTCAACCGACCAATATAGGTCTCAGACAAGTGAGAAATCTATCCATTGAGGCCAAAGTGGGAATCAAATTTTTAAGAAAAGTGGAATACACTGACTAAAAAATTAATTATGAGAAGGATAAATATAATCTTAGGATTTGTGGTAATTTTGGCTCATTGTATCTTTGCTCAGGTAAGAATTACAAATTCTGTATTTCCCAAACCGGAAGATACATTAAAAACCATCTACACCATCAATGTACCTACTGCATTGCAAATGGGAACAACCGGAGGGCCAAAAACATGGGATTTTAGTCAATTGAAATCAGGATCGAAACAACGGGAAATATACGCGCTACCTTCTGCAGGCAAAGATGCCGCATTTTTTCCTGACGCCAATTTGTTGTTGTTGTCTGATGGTCAGGAATTTTATATAAGATCCACCGCACAAATAATGGAAGCAATTGGAATAGGAGGACAGAATGAATTTCTTGACACTAATGTAATAATAAAATACAACAAAAGACCTGTCCTAAGAAAAGCTCCCTTAGAATTTATAAATACTACCTTCTCTCAGGGAGAGTTCAGAATTGATCTGAATGCACGCATCATTCCCGATACTTTACTGAATGTTTTTCCTATCAAGCCGGATAGTATCAGATTTCAGGTATCAAATACACTAAGAGGATTGATCGATGCTTATGGTACTGTAAAAATACATGGAAAAAATTATGATGTCCTCAGGGAAAAGGCAGAAGTCATTTCCGAAGCAAAGGTATTTGTTAAGGTGTTAGGTTTATGGGTCGATTTATTTGCAATAGCAGGAGGCATCATTCCGGAAGGATTTGGTGATA is a genomic window containing:
- a CDS encoding T9SS type A sorting domain-containing protein, which translates into the protein MRRINIILGFVVILAHCIFAQVRITNSVFPKPEDTLKTIYTINVPTALQMGTTGGPKTWDFSQLKSGSKQREIYALPSAGKDAAFFPDANLLLLSDGQEFYIRSTAQIMEAIGIGGQNEFLDTNVIIKYNKRPVLRKAPLEFINTTFSQGEFRIDLNARIIPDTLLNVFPIKPDSIRFQVSNTLRGLIDAYGTVKIHGKNYDVLREKAEVISEAKVFVKVLGLWVDLFAIAGGIIPEGFGDILGKDTTISYNFYNNVKKEAIVSAEYTPDGTFLGVTFIDDGNLTSSTQTAAIDTRFKIYPNPASDYIDIEIGPASASYTCLVSDMSGKYVHFDIIHSGNVTRLDTLDWPDGLYLVQLFSPSGKMSFSQKIIKK